The Mytilus edulis chromosome 5, xbMytEdul2.2, whole genome shotgun sequence genomic interval TTAAAGGATACACAAAtatagtaaggatgttgttagatTGTGGAGCATATTGTGATAAATGTGATAAAGATGGGTGGTCACCTTTAATGCTTTCCTGTTATAATGGAtatacagaaatagtaaggatgttgttagatAGTGGAGCAGATTGTAATAAATGTGATAAAGATGGGTGGTCACCTTTAATGCTTTCCTGTTATAATGGATATACAGAgatagtaaggatgttgttagatAGTGGAGCAGATTGTAATAAATGTGATAAAGATGGGTGGTCACCTTTAATGTTTGTATGTGGTAAAGGATGCACAGAAATAGTGCGAATATTGTTAGAAAGAGGAGCAGATTGTAATAAATGTGATAACGATGAAGAGTCACCTGTAATGCTTGCCTGTCTTAAAGGATACACAAAtatagtaaggatgttgttagatTGTGGAGCATATTGTGATAAATGTGATAAAGATGGGTGGTCACCTTTAATGCTTTCCTGTTATAATGGAtatacagaaatagtaaggatgttgttagatAGTGGAGCAGATTGTAATAAATGTGATAAAGATGGGTGGTCACCTTTAATGTTTGCATGTGGTAAAGGATGCACAGAAATAGTGCGAATATTGTTAGAAAgaggagcagattataataaatggAATAGAGATGAGAAGTCACCTTTAATACTTACCTGTTTTAATGGATGCACAGAGATAGTAAGAATGTTATTAGATAAAGGGGCAGAATGTAATACATTTGATCAAGTTGGGTGGTCACCTCTTATATATGCCTCTTTTGAAGGATACACAGAGATAGTACAGATGTTGTTATATAGTGGAGCAGATTGTGATAAATGTGATAAAGATGGGTGGTCACCTTTAATGTTTGCCTGCAGTAGAGGATGCACAGAAATAGTGATGATGTTGTTAGAAAGAGGAGCAGATTGTAATAAATGTGATAAAGATGAGAAGTCAGCTTTAATATTTGCCTGTGGTAAAGGATACACGGAAATAGTTAGGATGCTGTTAGAGAGTGGAGCAGATTGTAATAAATGTGATCAAGTTGGATGGTCACCTCTAATCTTTGCAACTTTTAAAGGATACGCAGAAATAGTAATAATGCTGTTAAATAGAGGAGCAGATTGTAACAGATGTGATAAAGATGAGAAGCCACCTTTAATGTTTGCCTGTTCTAAAGAATACACAGAGATAGTAAAAATGTTGTTAGACAGAGGGGCAGATCCTGATAAATGTGATAAAGATATGTTGTCACCTTTAATGCTTGCTTGtggtaatagatacattgaaatagtaaggatgttgttagacagtGGGGCAGATTGTAATAAATGTGACAACAAAGGGTGGTCACCTTTAATTCTTGTCTGTGATAGAGGATACACAGAAATAGTAGAGATGTTATTATATAGATTGGCAGATTATGATAAATGTGATAAACAGATATGGTCACCTTTAATGCTTGCCTGTGATAATGGATACAAAGAAATAGTTAGCATGTTGTTAGACAGTGGAGCAGATTGTAATAAATGTGATATAGATATGTGGTCACCTTTAATGTTTGCCTGTAATAGAGGATACACAGAAATAGTAAAAATGTTGTTAGATAGAGGGACAGATTCTGATAAATGCGATAAAAAAGGGAAGTCACCTTTAATGCTTGCCTGTTTTAATGGATGCACAGAGATAGTAAGGATATTGTTAGAAAGTGGAACAGATTGTAATACATGTGACATAGATATGTGGTCACCTTTAATGCTTGCCTGTAATAAAGGATACacagaaatagtaaggatgttgttagatAGAGGGGCAGATTCTGACAAATGTGATAAAGAAGGGAAGTCACCTTTAACGCTTGCCTGTTTTAATGGATGCACAGAGATAGTAAGGATGTTATTAGATAGGGGCATAGATTGTAATACATGCGATGAAGATGAAAAGTCACCTTTAATGCCTGTTATCAAGAATACGCAGAGATAGTAAAGATGTTATTAGAAAGAGGGGCAGATCCTGATAAATGTGATAAAGATATGTGGTCACCTTTAATGCTTGCTTGtggtaatagatacattgaaataGTAAGGATGCTGTTAGACAGTGGGGCAGATTGTAATAAATGCGACAAAGATGGGTGGTCGTCTTTAATGTTTGCATGTGAAGAAGAAAGCacagaaatagtaaggatgttgttagatAGTGGAGCAGATTGTAATAAATGTGATCAAGATGGGTGGTCACCTTTAATGCGTGCATTTGGTAATAGATACACggaaatagtaaggatgttgaTAGATAAAGATTC includes:
- the LOC139522663 gene encoding ankyrin repeat family A protein 2-like, translated to MLLERGADPDKCDKDMWSPLMLACGNRYIEIVRMLLDSGADCNKCDKDGWSSLMFACEEESTEIVRMLLDSGADCNKCDQDGWSPLMRAFGNRYTEIVRMLIDKDSDNG
- the LOC139522662 gene encoding serine/threonine-protein phosphatase 6 regulatory ankyrin repeat subunit B-like, producing the protein MNIPKFRIRFLSLLNRLDKCYQRRLAHTCDFENQDTALLLSCFDGDIPMLRWCFQHEVDCNVYRNDETTPLEIAVQQGHTEIVRMLLDRGVDYNKCNKDGWSPMMTACSNGNTDIVNVLLEKGADYNTCHNNGWSPVMMACGNGHSEILKMFLDKIVDYNKCNKDGWSPMMTACSNGNTDVVNVLLNAGADYNKCHNNGWSSVMMACGYGHSKIVKIFLENGVDFNTLDRNMVSPLMTACYHGHTDIVRMLLVAGVEYDELNNYNWSPLLSACKKGNTEIVGMLLDKGAVCKNYSRIGQSAIQMAIRHGHTGIVIMLLDKGAIYDNWSSLTYACAYGNIKIVMKLLNKGTEIDEFNDDGQSPLTVACTFGRTDIVRILLDKGANCNRCNNDACSPLMYASVNRYPKIVRLLLDSGADCNIWNRDQWSPLMLACTNGFTDIVMMFLDKGADCNDCYNDGWIPLITSCYKRYNDVVRRVLDIGADYNTCDQDVVSPLMLACDKGYTDIVRMLLESGADCNKCNNKGRSPLMFACGKEKPELIKELLDCGAYYYTYNKDEMSPLMIAYNNGCTEIVRMLLKGGADCNKCDNDEESPVMLACVKGYTNIVRMLLDCGAYCDKCDKDGWSPLMLSCYNGYTEIVRMLLDSGADCNKCDKDGWSPLMLSCYNGYTEIVRMLLDSGADCNKCDKDGWSPLMFVCGKGCTEIVRILLERGADCNKCDNDEESPVMLACLKGYTNIVRMLLDCGAYCDKCDKDGWSPLMLSCYNGYTEIVRMLLDSGADCNKCDKDGWSPLMFACGKGCTEIVRILLERGADYNKWNRDEKSPLILTCFNGCTEIVRMLLDKGAECNTFDQVGWSPLIYASFEGYTEIVQMLLYSGADCDKCDKDGWSPLMFACSRGCTEIVMMLLERGADCNKCDKDEKSALIFACGKGYTEIVRMLLESGADCNKCDQVGWSPLIFATFKGYAEIVIMLLNRGADCNRCDKDEKPPLMFACSKEYTEIVKMLLDRGADPDKCDKDMLSPLMLACGNRYIEIVRMLLDSGADCNKCDNKGWSPLILVCDRGYTEIVEMLLYRLADYDKCDKQIWSPLMLACDNGYKEIVSMLLDSGADCNKCDIDMWSPLMFACNRGYTEIVKMLLDRGTDSDKCDKKGKSPLMLACFNGCTEIVRILLESGTDCNTCDIDMWSPLMLACNKGYTEIVRMLLDRGADSDKCDKEGKSPLTLACFNGCTEIVRMLLDRGIDCNTCDEDEKSPLMPVIKNTQR